In Saccharicrinis fermentans DSM 9555 = JCM 21142, a genomic segment contains:
- a CDS encoding DUF368 domain-containing protein produces the protein MNSKSFFQNVLKGMAMGAANVIPGVSGGTIALITGVFERLIDAIKSFDLKALNLLLKGKFTQLFEHIDFWFLFSLFAGIGVAIVSLAQLFKYLFIEYPVYIWAFFFGLVLASIYYVGKTVSKWNISSILTFIIGTSIAVVISVLTPASENSSLLYLFICGIVAICSMIIPGLSGSFVLILMGNYQLIMINAVSELNLKVLLPVAAGAGLGLVGFSHFLSWLLKKFHDQTIAMLTGFIMGSLGILWPWKEIITETFGEKVKTTGYDWHLPAMDTAFFIAVVFIILGIAAIWLTESLGSKVTEKKN, from the coding sequence ATGAATTCTAAGTCCTTTTTCCAAAATGTACTGAAAGGAATGGCCATGGGTGCAGCAAACGTTATACCAGGCGTATCCGGTGGAACAATAGCATTAATAACCGGCGTATTCGAAAGATTAATCGATGCCATCAAATCTTTCGATTTAAAAGCACTCAACCTTCTTTTAAAAGGAAAATTCACGCAGCTATTTGAACATATTGACTTTTGGTTCCTATTTTCATTATTCGCTGGCATCGGCGTGGCAATCGTAAGCCTGGCTCAACTATTTAAATATCTATTTATTGAATACCCGGTTTATATTTGGGCTTTCTTTTTTGGACTGGTATTGGCCAGCATATATTATGTTGGCAAAACAGTCAGCAAATGGAACATTTCCAGTATCCTAACTTTTATAATCGGAACATCCATTGCTGTAGTTATCAGTGTACTCACCCCAGCTTCAGAAAACAGCTCTTTACTTTACCTTTTTATTTGCGGAATTGTAGCCATTTGCAGCATGATCATTCCCGGACTATCAGGTTCATTTGTATTGATTCTGATGGGCAATTACCAGCTTATAATGATAAATGCGGTAAGTGAATTAAATTTAAAGGTATTATTACCTGTAGCAGCAGGTGCAGGACTGGGATTAGTCGGGTTTTCTCATTTTTTATCGTGGTTACTCAAAAAATTCCACGACCAAACCATTGCTATGCTCACAGGTTTTATAATGGGCTCATTAGGAATCTTATGGCCTTGGAAAGAAATCATCACTGAAACCTTTGGTGAAAAAGTAAAAACAACAGGTTACGATTGGCACTTACCTGCTATGGATACGGCTTTTTTTATTGCTGTCGTTTTTATTATCTTAGGGATAGCAGCCATATGGCTAACTGAGTCCTTAGGTTCCAAAGTGACCGAGAAAAAAAACTAA